A region from the Agarivorans sp. Alg241-V36 genome encodes:
- the lnt gene encoding apolipoprotein N-acyltransferase yields MKLNLTPRLRLLAAFVCGLVAPFAFAPYGLWPLMPLSILGLLLLLKPEQSGFKLGFCYGLGWFGYGIHWVHVSMAEFGGMPLVVSLALMALLVAYLSLYPAFSCWLANKWQGRRGALYFLMWFPSCWLLGEWLRSWVLTGFPWLQPGYSQIDSPLAAIAPVFGLYGVTWLVLLLAAAGALIVRQSGKARWLACAIIALPLIVGGIFTGTSWTDAQPSLKVALVQGNVPLDIKWLPQHRAASLVMYQQETAAIEDADVIVWPESAIAALEYEVIDFLHDLDGQLLNKQQALITGVIAHDLQSNAYYNALVTLGQQGEQAGASSEYYYESPNRYYKNHLLPIGEFVPFEQLLRPLAPFFNLPMSSFNRGDTMQQNLQVKGHHWLAAICYEIAFGELLRPQFTPETDAIITVSNDAWFGTSIGPQQHLEIAQMRALEFGRPVLRSTNTGVTAIIDRFGNIQQRAPEYQQLTLNGEVIPATGVTPYQRFGLWPMALVVLLGLSSSLVTRLRQRLLKPATDN; encoded by the coding sequence ATGAAGCTAAATTTAACTCCGCGGCTACGTTTGTTAGCCGCTTTTGTTTGTGGCCTAGTTGCCCCTTTCGCCTTTGCTCCCTATGGCCTCTGGCCGCTAATGCCTCTTTCAATATTGGGCTTACTACTATTATTAAAGCCCGAGCAATCGGGCTTTAAACTGGGTTTTTGTTATGGCTTAGGTTGGTTTGGTTATGGCATTCACTGGGTACATGTAAGCATGGCCGAGTTTGGCGGCATGCCATTAGTGGTTAGCCTAGCGCTAATGGCGCTGCTGGTTGCTTACCTGTCACTTTATCCCGCGTTTTCTTGTTGGCTAGCCAATAAATGGCAGGGCCGACGCGGCGCACTGTATTTTCTAATGTGGTTTCCCAGTTGTTGGCTATTAGGTGAATGGCTCCGTAGTTGGGTATTAACTGGATTTCCTTGGTTGCAGCCGGGTTACAGCCAAATAGACTCGCCGCTAGCTGCTATTGCACCAGTATTTGGCCTCTATGGTGTTACTTGGCTAGTACTGCTATTAGCCGCAGCCGGAGCACTTATAGTGCGCCAAAGCGGCAAAGCGCGCTGGCTTGCCTGCGCAATCATTGCCTTACCGCTAATTGTTGGCGGCATTTTTACTGGCACCAGCTGGACTGACGCACAGCCCTCATTAAAAGTAGCGCTGGTACAAGGCAATGTTCCTCTAGACATTAAGTGGTTGCCTCAGCATCGTGCTGCAAGCTTGGTGATGTATCAACAAGAAACCGCCGCAATTGAAGATGCCGATGTGATAGTTTGGCCAGAGTCAGCCATTGCAGCCTTAGAATATGAAGTTATCGACTTTTTACATGACTTAGATGGACAACTACTGAACAAGCAACAGGCTTTAATCACCGGGGTAATTGCCCACGATTTACAAAGCAATGCTTATTACAATGCCTTAGTAACACTGGGACAGCAAGGTGAACAAGCAGGCGCAAGTTCAGAGTACTACTACGAAAGCCCTAATCGCTATTACAAAAACCACCTATTACCAATTGGTGAATTTGTACCTTTTGAGCAGTTATTGCGCCCCTTAGCGCCTTTCTTTAACCTGCCAATGTCTTCGTTTAACCGCGGCGACACTATGCAGCAAAATTTACAAGTTAAAGGCCACCATTGGCTGGCAGCCATTTGTTATGAAATTGCCTTTGGTGAATTGCTCCGACCTCAATTTACCCCAGAGACCGACGCTATTATTACCGTAAGTAATGACGCTTGGTTTGGCACTTCTATTGGCCCCCAACAGCATTTAGAAATAGCGCAAATGCGCGCCTTAGAATTTGGCCGTCCGGTGCTGCGCTCAACCAATACTGGAGTTACCGCAATCATTGACCGCTTTGGTAATATTCAGCAACGAGCACCAGAGTATCAACAGCTCACCCTAAACGGAGAGGTAATCCCAGCAACGGGGGTAACGCCTTATCAGCGCTTTGGCTTATGGCCAATGGCTTTAGTGGTATTGCTTGGATTGAGCAGTAGTTTAGTAACGCGCTTACGCCAACGTTTACTCAAGCCAGCAACCGACAATTAA
- a CDS encoding ribose-phosphate pyrophosphokinase, whose translation MPDMKLFAGNATPELAQRIADRLYTTLGDISVGRFSDGEISVQINENVRGGDIFVVQSTCAPTNDNVMELIVIVDALRRASAGRITAVIPYFGYARQDRRPRSARVPITAKVVADFLSSVGVDRVLTVDLHAEQIQGFFDVPVDNAFGSPVLLQDMLDKNLESPVVVSPDIGGVVRARAVAKMLNDSDLAIIDKRRPRANVAQVMNIIGDVDGRDCIMVDDMIDTGGTLCQAAAALKAKGAKRVFAYATHPVFSGNAANNITESALDEVIITDSIPLTEEMRNVEKVRQLSLAPMLAEAIRRVSNEESISAMF comes from the coding sequence GTGCCAGACATGAAACTCTTCGCCGGTAACGCCACGCCCGAACTTGCCCAGCGTATTGCTGACCGCCTCTATACCACCCTTGGTGATATTTCAGTAGGTAGATTCAGTGATGGCGAGATTAGTGTACAAATCAATGAAAACGTTCGTGGTGGAGACATTTTTGTTGTCCAATCCACTTGCGCTCCAACTAACGACAACGTGATGGAGCTAATCGTAATTGTTGATGCTCTACGTCGTGCCTCTGCGGGTCGTATTACTGCAGTAATCCCTTACTTTGGTTACGCTCGTCAAGACCGTCGTCCACGCAGTGCGCGTGTGCCAATTACCGCTAAAGTAGTGGCTGATTTCCTATCGAGTGTAGGTGTTGACCGCGTACTAACTGTTGACCTTCATGCTGAGCAAATTCAAGGCTTCTTCGACGTACCTGTTGATAACGCTTTTGGTAGCCCGGTATTACTACAGGACATGCTAGATAAGAACCTAGAGTCTCCGGTAGTTGTGTCTCCAGACATTGGCGGTGTGGTACGTGCTCGTGCAGTGGCCAAAATGCTCAACGACAGCGACTTAGCGATTATCGACAAACGTCGTCCTCGCGCAAACGTTGCTCAAGTGATGAACATCATTGGTGATGTTGACGGCCGTGATTGCATCATGGTTGATGACATGATTGATACCGGTGGCACTTTGTGTCAAGCCGCTGCAGCGCTTAAAGCGAAAGGCGCTAAGCGCGTATTTGCTTACGCGACTCACCCAGTATTTTCTGGTAATGCTGCAAACAACATTACAGAGTCAGCCTTAGATGAAGTGATTATCACTGACTCTATTCCGCTAACTGAAGAAATGCGTAACGTTGAGAAAGTGCGTCAATTGTCACTTGCGCCAATGCTAGCAGAAGCCATTCGTCGCGTAAGCAACGAAGAATCTATCTCTGCAATGTTCTAA
- the miaB gene encoding tRNA (N6-isopentenyl adenosine(37)-C2)-methylthiotransferase MiaB codes for MGNKLHIKTWGCQMNEYDSSKMADLLDATHGFQLTEEADDADVLLLNTCSIREKAQEKVFHQLGRWKTLKNKKPNLVIGVGGCVASQEGKAIRERAPYVDIVFGPQTLHRLPEMIKQVKGGEKSVVDVSFPEIEKFDRLPEPRAEGATAFVSIMEGCSKYCTFCVVPYTRGEEVSRPLDDVLYEIASLADQGVREVNLLGQNVNAYRGLTHDDNICTFAELLRYVASINGIDRIRFTTSHPIEFTDDIVDVYADTPELVSFLHLPVQSGADRILNLMKRGHTAIEYKSIIRKLRKARPDIEISSDFIVGYPGETQDDFADTMKLIEQVNFDMSFSFVYSARPGTPAADLPDDVSEEEKKQRLYILQERINQQAMQVSRRMLDTEQRILVEGPSKKNPMELRGRTENNRVVNFEGSHDVIGQFVDVKIVDVFAHSLRGELLRTEQQMELRNDVAPATIIDKTDGQADHLGVASFTP; via the coding sequence ATGGGAAATAAGCTGCATATCAAAACTTGGGGCTGCCAAATGAACGAGTACGATTCCTCGAAAATGGCCGACCTACTCGATGCGACCCATGGTTTTCAGCTTACTGAAGAAGCTGACGATGCCGACGTACTGCTACTTAATACCTGTTCAATTCGCGAAAAAGCGCAAGAGAAGGTATTCCACCAGTTAGGTCGCTGGAAAACACTCAAAAACAAAAAGCCCAACTTAGTGATTGGTGTTGGCGGCTGTGTTGCTTCACAAGAAGGTAAAGCGATTCGCGAACGCGCGCCTTACGTAGATATTGTATTTGGTCCGCAAACTCTGCACCGCTTGCCAGAAATGATTAAGCAGGTGAAAGGCGGCGAGAAATCGGTAGTAGACGTAAGCTTTCCAGAAATCGAAAAGTTCGACCGCTTGCCAGAACCACGTGCCGAAGGTGCTACTGCTTTTGTTTCTATCATGGAAGGCTGTAGTAAATACTGTACCTTCTGCGTTGTGCCTTATACCCGTGGTGAAGAAGTTAGCCGTCCATTAGACGACGTGCTCTACGAAATTGCCTCACTGGCCGACCAAGGCGTACGTGAAGTAAACCTACTTGGGCAAAACGTAAACGCCTACCGTGGCTTAACTCACGACGACAACATTTGTACGTTTGCCGAGCTTCTACGTTACGTTGCTAGCATTAACGGTATCGACCGGATTCGCTTCACTACTAGCCACCCTATCGAATTTACCGACGACATCGTTGATGTGTACGCCGATACCCCAGAGCTAGTGAGCTTCTTGCACCTGCCAGTACAAAGTGGTGCCGACCGCATTCTAAACTTAATGAAGCGCGGCCACACTGCTATCGAATACAAATCTATTATTCGTAAACTACGTAAAGCGCGCCCAGACATCGAAATCAGCTCTGACTTTATTGTTGGCTACCCCGGTGAAACTCAAGACGACTTCGCCGATACTATGAAGCTTATTGAACAAGTTAACTTTGATATGAGCTTTAGCTTTGTTTATAGCGCTCGCCCAGGCACTCCAGCAGCAGACTTGCCAGACGATGTAAGCGAAGAAGAGAAGAAACAACGCTTATACATACTGCAAGAGCGAATCAACCAGCAAGCGATGCAAGTAAGCCGTCGCATGCTAGATACCGAGCAGCGTATTTTGGTTGAAGGCCCATCTAAGAAAAACCCAATGGAACTGCGTGGCCGTACCGAAAATAACCGCGTTGTGAACTTTGAAGGCAGCCATGACGTAATAGGTCAATTCGTTGATGTGAAAATTGTTGATGTGTTCGCCCACTCGCTACGTGGTGAGTTGCTCAGAACCGAACAACAAATGGAGTTGCGTAATGACGTCGCCCCTGCCACTATTATCGACAAAACCGATGGGCAAGCTGACCACCTAGGTGTGGCGAGCTTTACGCCTTAG
- a CDS encoding FAD-dependent monooxygenase: MEKFDVVVVGGGMIGAASAQGFAQQGLSVLLLESFEPKAFEPSQAIDLRVSAISQASVNLLKQLDAWPAISAMRLCPYKQLQVWEDPQDKLIFDSAQLNLPELGFMLENRIIQLGLWQANEQAGVSRKIVQRSQLVSNNQQGVELLVDDVSVSARLMVVADGANSKMREQLGLGISAWDYRHDCFAINVKLDAPQQTATWQQFYPTGPRALLPLANQHAALIWYDAKATIQELKQLSTAQLKQRIEGEFPRLPGEIEILDSASFPLTRRHVGRYVKHSAVVIGDAAHTINPLAGQGVNLGYRDVRCLLEQIERYGIVDKEKALRRFEVRRKPDNHLMQSGMDLFYLMFSNSLPPLQAIRKLAIKSVQQAGPVKDWALKYALGDLH; this comes from the coding sequence ATGGAAAAATTTGATGTGGTGGTAGTTGGCGGCGGCATGATTGGTGCAGCCAGCGCACAAGGTTTTGCCCAGCAAGGGCTATCGGTATTACTGTTAGAGTCATTTGAGCCAAAAGCCTTTGAGCCAAGCCAAGCTATCGACCTTCGGGTAAGTGCCATCAGCCAAGCCAGTGTAAACTTGCTTAAGCAGTTAGACGCTTGGCCAGCGATTAGTGCAATGCGCCTTTGTCCATACAAGCAGTTGCAGGTATGGGAAGATCCCCAAGACAAACTGATTTTTGATAGTGCTCAACTCAACTTGCCTGAGTTAGGCTTTATGTTAGAAAACCGCATTATTCAATTGGGCTTATGGCAAGCAAATGAGCAGGCCGGAGTAAGCCGCAAAATAGTTCAAAGGTCGCAGTTAGTTAGCAATAACCAACAAGGTGTAGAACTGCTGGTTGATGATGTTTCGGTAAGCGCAAGACTAATGGTTGTTGCCGATGGCGCTAACTCTAAAATGCGTGAGCAATTAGGTTTAGGCATTAGCGCCTGGGATTATCGTCACGACTGTTTTGCCATCAACGTTAAATTAGATGCTCCCCAGCAAACTGCTACTTGGCAGCAGTTTTACCCCACAGGACCAAGGGCATTATTGCCACTCGCTAATCAACATGCGGCGCTAATTTGGTATGACGCTAAAGCCACTATTCAAGAGCTCAAGCAGCTTAGCACGGCGCAGTTAAAACAGCGTATTGAAGGCGAGTTTCCTCGTTTACCTGGCGAGATAGAAATACTCGATTCTGCTAGTTTTCCCTTAACCCGACGCCATGTTGGCCGCTACGTAAAACACAGCGCCGTGGTGATTGGCGATGCAGCCCATACCATTAATCCGCTTGCAGGGCAGGGGGTAAACCTTGGTTACCGCGACGTGAGGTGCTTATTAGAGCAAATAGAGCGCTATGGTATTGTCGATAAAGAAAAGGCATTACGTCGCTTTGAGGTGCGCCGCAAGCCCGACAATCACCTAATGCAAAGTGGTATGGATTTGTTTTATCTAATGTTCTCAAACAGCTTACCGCCGCTACAAGCTATTCGTAAGCTAGCCATCAAAAGCGTACAACAAGCAGGCCCAGTAAAAGACTGGGCGCTTAAATATGCGCTAGGTGATTTACACTAG
- the ybeY gene encoding rRNA maturation RNase YbeY — protein MAVVDLQIATGDQENLPSITAFESWLHATLVEQDHDSEITVRIVDEAESQALNSQYRNKDKPTNVLSFPFEAPPGVSLPLLGDLVICRQVVEKEAEEQGKAVFDHWAHMVVHGSLHLLGYDHIEDQEAEEMEALEIAVLTKLGISNPY, from the coding sequence ATGGCGGTTGTTGATTTACAAATTGCCACTGGCGACCAAGAAAACTTGCCCAGCATCACCGCATTTGAGTCTTGGTTGCATGCCACTTTAGTAGAACAAGATCATGATAGCGAAATTACCGTTCGCATTGTTGACGAAGCCGAGAGCCAAGCGTTAAATTCGCAGTATCGTAATAAAGATAAACCAACCAACGTGTTATCTTTCCCGTTTGAAGCGCCTCCAGGGGTTTCTTTACCACTATTAGGCGACTTAGTAATCTGTCGCCAAGTGGTGGAAAAAGAAGCTGAAGAGCAAGGAAAAGCGGTGTTTGACCATTGGGCTCACATGGTTGTACATGGAAGCCTTCATCTGCTAGGTTATGATCATATTGAGGATCAAGAAGCAGAAGAAATGGAAGCACTAGAAATTGCAGTGCTTACCAAATTGGGCATTAGTAACCCTTACTAA
- a CDS encoding 50S ribosomal protein L25/general stress protein Ctc, whose protein sequence is MSNIKLDAELRTDLGKGASRRLRHEEKVPAIVYGAGQQPVSITLEQRHVMKAQEAEAFYSSIITLSVAGEAVDVLVKDMQRHAYKPRVQHIDFQRVDNTKAIHKAVPLHFLNEESAEAVKNGGKVHHLATEIEVSCLAKDLPEYIEVDVANLELGSSLHISDITLPANVTSVELAKGENHDQAVVSITTPKAVSEEAPESDSEEAATEE, encoded by the coding sequence ATGTCTAACATTAAACTTGACGCTGAACTGCGTACAGACCTAGGGAAAGGTGCGAGCCGCCGCCTACGTCACGAAGAGAAAGTTCCTGCTATCGTTTACGGTGCTGGTCAACAACCTGTATCAATCACTCTTGAGCAACGTCACGTGATGAAAGCTCAAGAAGCTGAAGCGTTTTACTCAAGCATCATTACTTTAAGTGTTGCTGGTGAAGCAGTAGACGTATTAGTAAAAGACATGCAGCGTCATGCATACAAGCCACGTGTTCAACACATCGATTTCCAACGTGTTGATAATACTAAAGCTATCCACAAAGCAGTTCCACTACACTTCCTAAACGAAGAGTCAGCTGAAGCAGTTAAGAATGGCGGTAAAGTACACCACTTGGCAACTGAGATCGAAGTTAGCTGTCTAGCTAAAGATCTACCTGAGTACATCGAAGTGGACGTAGCTAACCTAGAACTAGGTAGCTCACTACACATTTCTGACATCACTCTACCTGCTAACGTTACTTCTGTTGAATTAGCGAAAGGCGAAAACCACGACCAAGCTGTAGTATCTATTACTACTCCTAAAGCCGTGTCTGAAGAAGCTCCTGAATCTGATTCAGAAGAAGCAGCTACTGAAGAATAG
- the ychF gene encoding redox-regulated ATPase YchF gives MGFKCGIVGLPNVGKSTLFNALTQAGIEAANFPFCTIEPNTGVVPVPDERLDALAAIVNPQRILPTTMEFVDIAGLVAGASKGEGLGNKFLANIRETDAIGHVVRCFENDNIVHVSGKVDPADDIDTINTELALSDLDTCEKAQIRVAKKAKGGDKDAKFEAEILVKVQAHLEADLMLRSLELSKEEKAAIAYMNFLTAKPTMYIANVNDDGFENNPYLDKVKEIAESENAVVVAVCAEIEGEIAELDSEEKAEFMEEMGLEEPGLNRVIRAGYELLDLQTYFTAGVKEVRAWTVPVGATGPQAAGKIHTDFEKGYIRAEVVGYDDYIEHQGESGAKVAGKWRQEGKTYVVKDGDVIHFLFNV, from the coding sequence ATGGGATTTAAATGTGGCATCGTTGGTTTGCCAAACGTAGGCAAGTCGACCCTTTTTAACGCTCTGACTCAAGCCGGCATCGAAGCTGCTAACTTTCCATTTTGTACTATTGAGCCAAACACCGGCGTAGTACCGGTTCCTGATGAGCGCTTAGACGCCCTAGCTGCCATTGTTAATCCGCAACGCATTCTTCCAACCACTATGGAATTTGTGGATATCGCAGGTCTAGTTGCCGGCGCCTCTAAAGGCGAAGGTTTAGGTAACAAGTTCTTGGCTAACATCCGTGAAACCGATGCGATTGGCCATGTGGTTCGCTGTTTCGAAAACGACAACATTGTGCATGTATCAGGCAAGGTTGACCCGGCCGACGACATTGACACTATTAATACCGAGCTGGCTTTATCTGATTTAGATACCTGTGAAAAAGCCCAGATTCGCGTTGCTAAAAAAGCTAAAGGTGGCGACAAAGACGCTAAGTTTGAAGCCGAAATATTAGTTAAAGTTCAAGCTCACCTAGAAGCTGATCTTATGCTGCGTAGCTTAGAGCTAAGCAAAGAAGAAAAAGCAGCGATTGCTTACATGAACTTCTTAACCGCTAAGCCTACCATGTACATTGCAAACGTTAATGACGACGGCTTTGAAAACAATCCTTACTTAGATAAAGTAAAAGAGATTGCCGAAAGCGAAAACGCAGTGGTAGTAGCAGTGTGTGCCGAAATTGAAGGCGAAATTGCCGAGCTAGACTCTGAAGAAAAAGCCGAGTTTATGGAAGAAATGGGCCTAGAAGAGCCTGGTCTAAACCGTGTGATTCGCGCTGGCTACGAGCTACTGGACTTGCAAACCTACTTTACCGCGGGTGTAAAAGAAGTACGCGCCTGGACAGTACCCGTTGGCGCTACTGGCCCACAGGCTGCAGGTAAAATTCATACCGACTTTGAAAAAGGCTATATTCGCGCCGAAGTGGTTGGCTATGATGACTACATCGAACACCAGGGTGAATCTGGTGCTAAGGTTGCAGGTAAATGGCGTCAAGAAGGTAAAACCTACGTAGTAAAAGATGGTGATGTGATTCACTTCTTATTTAACGTATAG
- a CDS encoding PhoH family protein, whose amino-acid sequence MSNKINSIEIHLEPASSPRLAQLCGPLDDNLKQLERRLGVEISYRSNNFQITGRHGMCLIAGSILRSLYVETAPLKGGDIPELSPEKVHLAIQESHALEQDEENAQHYGKELNIKTKRGVIKPRTPNQANYIGNMLGHDVTFGIGPAGTGKTYLAVACAVDALERQEVRRILLTRPAVEAGEKLGFLPGDLSQKVDPYLRPLYDALFEMLGFEKVERLIERNVIEVAPLAYMRGRTLNDAYIILDESQNTTVEQMKMFLTRIGFNSRAVITGDITQVDLPRHQKSGLRHAIEVLGEVPALSFNFFQAADVVRHPIVAAIVEAYEEQDERERIAEEKQKQRREAAQKLSQNGGE is encoded by the coding sequence TTGAGTAATAAAATCAATTCTATTGAAATTCATTTAGAGCCAGCCTCTAGCCCTCGCCTTGCCCAACTTTGTGGCCCACTTGATGATAACTTAAAGCAACTTGAACGCCGTTTAGGTGTAGAAATTAGCTATCGCAGCAACAACTTTCAAATCACTGGCCGTCATGGCATGTGTTTAATTGCCGGCAGTATTTTACGCTCGCTGTATGTTGAAACCGCCCCGCTTAAAGGTGGCGACATTCCAGAGCTAAGCCCAGAAAAAGTGCATTTAGCAATTCAAGAAAGCCACGCTTTAGAGCAAGACGAAGAAAATGCTCAGCACTACGGCAAAGAGCTAAACATAAAAACCAAACGCGGCGTAATTAAGCCACGTACGCCTAACCAAGCCAACTACATAGGCAACATGCTTGGTCACGACGTAACCTTTGGTATTGGCCCTGCAGGTACGGGTAAAACCTACCTAGCAGTAGCTTGTGCCGTAGACGCCTTAGAGCGCCAGGAAGTTCGCCGTATTTTGCTCACTCGCCCAGCGGTAGAAGCAGGCGAAAAGCTAGGCTTTTTGCCCGGCGACTTAAGCCAAAAGGTAGACCCATACCTACGCCCTCTTTACGACGCCTTGTTTGAGATGCTCGGTTTTGAAAAAGTGGAACGTTTGATTGAGCGCAACGTAATTGAAGTTGCCCCTCTAGCTTATATGCGTGGACGTACCTTAAACGATGCTTACATCATCTTGGATGAAAGCCAAAACACCACGGTTGAGCAAATGAAAATGTTCTTAACCCGCATTGGCTTTAACTCGCGCGCCGTTATCACCGGTGACATTACCCAAGTAGACTTACCGCGCCATCAAAAATCAGGTTTACGTCATGCCATCGAAGTATTGGGTGAAGTGCCAGCGCTAAGCTTTAACTTCTTCCAAGCGGCCGATGTTGTGCGCCACCCGATTGTGGCCGCCATTGTAGAAGCCTACGAAGAGCAAGATGAACGTGAGCGCATTGCTGAAGAAAAGCAAAAGCAACGCCGAGAAGCTGCGCAAAAACTTAGCCAAAATGGCGGAGAATAA
- the pth gene encoding aminoacyl-tRNA hydrolase, whose translation MINDIRLLVGLGNPGPEYASTRHNAGAWLVTQLANNHHVQLKPDSKHFGLTGRIQLAGQELRLLIPTTFMNLSGKSVASLAKFYRIELEQIMVAHDELDLPPGVARFKKGGGHGGHNGLRDIISKFGNSKDFHRLRIGIGHPGHKDRVSGFVLGKAPKSEQLLIDDAIDEAVRSTDILLKDGLSKAMNRLHSYKAG comes from the coding sequence GTGATAAACGATATTCGTTTACTCGTGGGCCTGGGTAATCCAGGCCCCGAATATGCTTCAACTCGCCACAATGCTGGCGCATGGTTAGTCACTCAACTAGCCAACAATCATCACGTCCAACTAAAGCCAGATAGCAAACACTTCGGATTAACCGGCCGTATTCAATTGGCTGGGCAAGAACTTCGTTTGTTAATCCCCACAACGTTTATGAATCTTAGCGGCAAGTCAGTAGCTTCATTGGCTAAATTTTATCGCATAGAGCTTGAGCAAATTATGGTTGCTCACGACGAACTTGATCTCCCCCCTGGCGTAGCACGCTTTAAAAAAGGTGGCGGACATGGTGGTCACAACGGCCTGCGCGATATCATCAGTAAATTTGGCAACAGCAAAGATTTTCATCGTTTACGGATAGGTATTGGACATCCCGGTCACAAAGACCGAGTTTCTGGTTTCGTACTAGGTAAAGCACCTAAAAGCGAACAACTACTGATTGATGATGCAATTGATGAAGCGGTACGCAGTACCGATATATTGCTTAAAGATGGTTTAAGCAAAGCAATGAATCGATTACATAGTTATAAAGCGGGCTAA
- the corC gene encoding CNNM family magnesium/cobalt transport protein CorC (CorC(YbeX) belongs to the Cyclin M Mg2+ Exporter (CNNM) family, and was characterized as belonging to a set of three proteins, at least one of which must be present for CorA to function.) — protein sequence MSDDNPHSSNGSAKKGWIDKIVQLVQGEPKSKEELVEVIQDANQRELIDQNTREMIEGVLDVSSQRVRDIMIPRSQMVTLDVSHTIAEILPTLTKARHSRFPVINEDKDHIEGVLLAKDLLKFAFTEEASTTPLSEVIRPAVVVPESKRIDKLLKEFRSERYHMAIVVDEFGGVSGLVTIEDILEIIVGDIEDEFANEEALQDDIRRINDKTFAVNALTDIEDFNQYFGCDFSDDEVDTIGGMVTHAFGHLPGRGESIDIEGYRFKVRTADRRRLVQLQVSIPEDKALQLSIQE from the coding sequence ATGAGCGACGACAACCCTCACTCTAGCAACGGCTCTGCTAAAAAAGGCTGGATAGATAAGATAGTTCAGCTGGTACAAGGAGAGCCGAAAAGCAAAGAGGAATTGGTAGAAGTAATTCAAGATGCCAATCAACGAGAACTGATCGACCAAAACACCCGAGAAATGATTGAAGGTGTACTTGATGTATCAAGCCAACGTGTTAGAGACATCATGATCCCACGCTCGCAAATGGTGACTTTAGACGTAAGCCACACCATTGCAGAAATCTTGCCTACCCTTACCAAAGCTCGCCACTCACGTTTTCCGGTGATTAATGAAGACAAAGACCACATCGAGGGCGTGCTTCTCGCTAAAGATTTGCTCAAATTTGCCTTCACTGAAGAAGCATCAACTACCCCGCTTAGCGAAGTAATCCGCCCAGCAGTGGTAGTGCCAGAGAGTAAACGCATCGACAAACTTCTTAAAGAGTTTCGTAGTGAGCGTTACCACATGGCCATTGTAGTGGATGAATTTGGCGGCGTTTCTGGTCTGGTGACCATTGAAGACATACTAGAAATTATTGTTGGTGATATCGAAGATGAATTTGCCAACGAAGAAGCCTTACAAGACGATATTCGCCGCATTAATGATAAAACCTTTGCGGTTAATGCATTAACCGACATCGAAGATTTCAACCAATACTTTGGCTGCGATTTTAGTGACGACGAAGTTGATACCATTGGCGGTATGGTTACCCATGCCTTTGGCCACCTGCCTGGCCGAGGGGAGTCGATTGACATTGAAGGTTATAGATTCAAGGTTAGAACCGCTGACCGCCGCCGCTTAGTGCAACTGCAAGTCAGCATACCTGAAGACAAAGCCTTACAGTTAAGCATTCAAGAATAA